One Sebastes umbrosus isolate fSebUmb1 chromosome 6, fSebUmb1.pri, whole genome shotgun sequence DNA window includes the following coding sequences:
- the LOC119490411 gene encoding caspase recruitment domain-containing protein 19-like: MTDTDDDHEQLQRDAQFLCSDQRMDTELVDRLVLQLNRIHPQILSDKEAHRFRKLSVPTKVRLADLLKHLHGKGKEACLEFYRGLHIHAEDVYSNLPTRIIQREVADPKWIKTAIHPERAVLNDRGPMFFLSCFSFAVGIAILYYYGEGETLRGTGPLLHGSAARFSKDVLISYAVVGKQKK, encoded by the exons TCAGATCAGAGGATGGACACTGAACTGGTTGACAGACTGGTGCTGCAGCTGAACAGGATCCACCCACAGATACTCAGTGACAAGGAGGCCCACAGG TTCAGGAAGCTGAGCGTGCCCACCAAGGTGAGGTTAGCTGATCTATTAAAGCACCTGCATGGAAAGGGCAAGGAGGCATGTCTTGAATTCTACAGAGGGCTTCACATCCACGCTGAGGACGTCTACTCCAACCTGCCCACCAGAATCATACAGAGAG AAGTGGCCGATCCAAAATGGATTAAGACTGCAATCCACCCAGAGAGAGCTGTGCTTAATGACAGAG GACCAATGTTCTTCCTGAGCTGTTTCAGTTTTGCAGTCGGTATCGCGATACTCTACTATTACGGAG AGGGTGAGACTCTGAGAGGCACTGGTCCGCTTCTTCATGGCTCTGCAGCAAGATTTAGTAAAGATGTTTTAATTTCCTACGCTGTGgttggaaagcaaaaaaaatga
- the LOC119490413 gene encoding ninjurin-1-like, whose protein sequence is MLDVALLMANASQLKAVLEQGPNFSLYAPIITLISISLCLQVAVGVLLILIVRWNLNDEQKHWRLNIMENVATGLVFIIVVVNVFITAFGVHRPFRRD, encoded by the exons ATGCTGGATGTGGCTCTGCTGATGGCCAACGCCTCCCAGCTCAAGGCCGTGCTGGAGCAGGGGCCAAACTTCTCCCTTTACGCCCCCATCATCACCCTGATCAGCATCTCCCTCTGTCTGCAGGTCGCTGTCGGGGTCCTGCTCATCCTCATAG TTCGATGGAACCTGAATGATGAGCAAAAGCACTGGAGGCTGAACATTATGGAAAACGTGGCCACAGGCCTGGTTTTTATCATAGTGGTAGTCAACGTCTTCATCACGGCCTTTGGAGTTCACAGGCCATTCCGCCGCGACTGa